A genomic window from Variovorax paradoxus includes:
- a CDS encoding general secretion pathway protein GspL, whose amino-acid sequence MASQEPMAGKSAASIFRVQGWRVTLVAALIGLLIVLAMLMKWIVEFQVEAARERRLSEAVAREAVARCHEKVPLQAVNACLGELAAARALQSNR is encoded by the coding sequence ATGGCCTCGCAAGAACCCATGGCGGGTAAATCCGCAGCGTCCATTTTTCGCGTTCAGGGCTGGCGGGTGACCCTGGTCGCAGCCTTGATCGGCTTGCTGATCGTGCTGGCCATGCTCATGAAGTGGATCGTCGAATTCCAGGTCGAGGCGGCACGGGAGCGGCGCTTGAGCGAAGCCGTTGCGCGCGAGGCGGTAGCGCGTTGCCACGAGAAAGTACCGCTCCAGGCGGTCAACGCCTGCCTGGGCGAACTGGCTGCTGCCAGGGCTCTTCAATCCAATCGCTGA
- a CDS encoding isovaleryl-CoA dehydrogenase, which produces METTHEVFNQPTPLVDYNLFDTNRPLRDALKFNAPALQTTQLHELGATLGTAGMQAHARLANIHTPELHTHDRFGRRIDEVEFHPSYHALMTAAVGAGLHGTPWTGTSASPHVLRAAGFMLFTELEPSILCPISMTYAVTPALRGNAGVYADWGPKLGSLWYDPALKLFSDKPGVTMGMGMTEKQGGSDVRANTTKAVRDGSDAWGERYAITGHKWFFSAPMCDAFLVLAQAPAGLSCFFLPRVLPDGSRNAIQIQRLKDKLGNKANASSEVEFQGASAWLVGEEGRGIPQILEMGTMTRLDCALGTSGLMRQSLGIALNHATQRKAFGKPLIEQPLMKNVLADLALESEAATALAVRLARAFDNQADEHERLMARLLTPVAKFWICKRGSAFAQEAMECLGGNGYVEEGGEGVMARIYREMPLNSIWEGAGNIMALDLLRGLRKGDAVAALTKELAPARGEHAALDRLTDALPARIEAMASEAEARRLAQDVALAVQAALLVQTAPSAVAGAFCASRLGGDWGNAFGTLAAGTDFDSIIQRAQPR; this is translated from the coding sequence ATGGAAACCACGCACGAGGTGTTCAACCAGCCTACGCCGCTGGTGGACTACAACCTCTTCGACACCAACCGGCCTCTGCGCGATGCGCTGAAGTTCAACGCGCCCGCGTTGCAGACCACGCAGCTGCATGAGCTGGGCGCCACCCTCGGCACGGCCGGCATGCAGGCGCATGCGCGGCTCGCCAACATCCACACGCCCGAGCTGCACACGCACGACCGCTTCGGGCGGCGCATCGACGAGGTGGAATTCCATCCGAGCTACCACGCGCTGATGACCGCCGCCGTGGGCGCCGGGCTGCACGGCACGCCCTGGACCGGCACCTCGGCCTCGCCGCACGTGCTGCGCGCGGCGGGCTTCATGCTCTTCACCGAGCTGGAGCCGTCGATTCTTTGCCCCATCTCCATGACCTACGCGGTCACGCCCGCGCTGCGCGGCAATGCGGGCGTGTACGCCGACTGGGGTCCGAAGCTCGGCAGCCTCTGGTACGACCCGGCGCTGAAGCTCTTCAGCGACAAGCCCGGCGTGACCATGGGCATGGGCATGACCGAGAAGCAGGGCGGCTCCGATGTGCGGGCCAACACCACCAAGGCGGTGCGCGACGGCAGCGATGCCTGGGGCGAGCGCTATGCCATCACCGGCCACAAGTGGTTTTTCTCGGCGCCGATGTGCGACGCCTTCCTGGTGCTGGCGCAAGCGCCCGCGGGGCTCTCGTGCTTCTTCCTGCCGCGTGTGCTGCCCGATGGTTCACGCAACGCCATCCAGATCCAGCGGCTGAAGGACAAGCTCGGCAACAAGGCCAACGCAAGCTCCGAGGTCGAGTTCCAGGGCGCCAGCGCATGGCTCGTGGGAGAAGAGGGCCGCGGCATTCCGCAGATCCTCGAGATGGGCACGATGACGCGGCTCGACTGCGCACTGGGCACCAGCGGGCTGATGCGCCAGTCGCTGGGCATCGCGCTCAACCATGCGACACAGCGCAAGGCCTTCGGCAAGCCGCTGATCGAACAGCCCTTGATGAAGAACGTGCTGGCCGATCTCGCGCTCGAAAGCGAAGCCGCCACTGCGCTCGCCGTTCGCCTGGCACGCGCCTTCGACAACCAGGCCGACGAGCACGAGCGCTTGATGGCCCGCCTGCTCACGCCGGTCGCCAAGTTCTGGATCTGCAAGCGCGGCAGCGCCTTCGCGCAGGAGGCGATGGAATGCCTCGGCGGCAACGGCTACGTGGAAGAGGGCGGCGAGGGCGTCATGGCCCGCATCTACCGCGAGATGCCGCTCAACTCCATCTGGGAAGGCGCGGGCAACATCATGGCGCTCGACCTGCTGCGCGGCCTGCGAAAAGGCGATGCCGTGGCCGCGCTGACGAAGGAGCTGGCGCCCGCGCGTGGCGAGCACGCCGCGCTCGACCGGCTGACCGACGCGCTGCCCGCGCGCATCGAGGCGATGGCCTCCGAAGCCGAGGCCCGTCGCCTCGCGCAGGACGTGGCGCTCGCCGTGCAGGCTGCGCTGCTCGTGCAGACCGCGCCATCCGCCGTCGCTGGCGCGTTCTGCGCCTCGCGACTGGGCGGCGACTGGGGCAATGCCTTCGGCACGCTGGCCGCAGGCACCGATTTCGATTCGATCATCCAGCGCGCGCAACCCCGGTGA
- a CDS encoding M35 family metallo-endopeptidase produces MLDLYGHRVALIGGRAYCEGCNSVGIIAKTGGPRRPQFISEAALEGDVVVCHCPVPQPILSTLQRWATYEDEAWHAVGAEDELAAFKKTVDKNVTHPPGAELAERICPNMTNKEFCAVVLKLRDQAVAFIAKQRLPELERWDKDAQARVQEWFGVADQSMREHLQKGLAACKRVLEGLGCENFIRYSEASKKNLGCIFSSDPVVTVAAVCKPDTATRTIAIGLSFCDLPENMLIYDTDIIRDGDSKLLTLIHEVTHFDDTFSSFDPWYGTKHARDHAEDPRSRVNADSIAAYILGVVAKASK; encoded by the coding sequence ATGCTCGATTTGTACGGACACCGGGTCGCCTTGATCGGCGGCAGGGCCTACTGCGAAGGCTGCAACAGCGTGGGCATCATCGCGAAGACCGGAGGGCCGCGGCGCCCTCAATTCATATCGGAGGCGGCGCTGGAAGGAGACGTGGTGGTCTGCCACTGCCCGGTGCCACAGCCCATACTTTCCACCCTGCAGCGATGGGCAACATACGAGGACGAGGCTTGGCATGCCGTTGGAGCCGAGGATGAATTGGCGGCATTCAAGAAAACGGTAGACAAGAATGTGACCCACCCACCAGGGGCGGAACTGGCCGAAAGGATCTGCCCGAACATGACGAACAAGGAGTTCTGCGCGGTAGTGCTCAAGCTGCGCGATCAGGCCGTGGCGTTCATTGCGAAGCAGCGCCTCCCGGAACTCGAGCGATGGGACAAAGATGCGCAGGCGCGAGTGCAGGAATGGTTTGGCGTTGCCGACCAATCGATGCGAGAGCATCTCCAGAAAGGACTGGCTGCGTGCAAGCGAGTGCTCGAGGGACTGGGATGCGAGAACTTCATCCGGTACTCGGAAGCAAGCAAGAAGAATCTCGGCTGCATCTTCTCAAGCGACCCGGTCGTGACAGTAGCGGCAGTTTGCAAACCAGACACTGCGACCCGCACCATTGCCATCGGGCTGAGTTTTTGCGACCTCCCGGAGAACATGCTCATCTACGATACGGACATCATTCGCGACGGGGACTCGAAGCTCCTGACATTGATTCACGAGGTCACGCACTTCGACGACACCTTCAGTTCATTCGATCCCTGGTATGGAACGAAGCACGCGAGGGATCACGCAGAAGACCCCCGGTCTCGTGTCAACGCCGACAGCATCGCTGCGTACATTCTTGGCGTTGTTGCGAAAGCATCCAAATGA
- a CDS encoding alpha/beta fold hydrolase, whose product MLELAQRRMPGLEAAIVPGADHIAAMSQPEDVNGQIIRFLQKGEAGKNGGR is encoded by the coding sequence ATGCTGGAGCTGGCGCAGCGCCGGATGCCTGGCCTCGAGGCTGCGATCGTGCCGGGCGCGGACCACATCGCCGCTATGTCGCAGCCTGAGGATGTCAATGGCCAGATCATCCGATTCCTGCAAAAGGGAGAGGCGGGCAAGAATGGCGGCCGTTGA
- a CDS encoding SDR family oxidoreductase codes for MTPRNIKQLFDLTGKTALITGGSRGLGLQMAHALGEAGAKIMLSSRKADDLEQAAAELQAAGIDARWIAADCSKEEDTRRLADETLQRMGAVDILINNAGASWGSPAESHPVEAWDKVMNLNVRGYFILSQQIANGYMIPKKTGRIINIASIAGLNGNPPEMQTLAYNTSKTAVIGFTRTLAAEWGRYGINVNAICPGFFMTKMAAGLIKSLGEEKMAAQAPLGRLGDEEDLKGLTLLFASDAGKHITGQWLAVDGGVSVVLGAA; via the coding sequence ATGACGCCCCGCAACATCAAGCAGCTGTTCGACCTCACCGGCAAGACTGCCCTCATCACCGGCGGCTCGCGCGGCCTGGGCCTGCAGATGGCCCATGCGCTCGGCGAAGCCGGCGCGAAGATCATGCTGAGCTCGCGCAAGGCCGACGATCTGGAGCAGGCCGCAGCCGAGCTGCAAGCCGCCGGCATCGACGCGCGCTGGATCGCCGCCGACTGCTCGAAGGAAGAAGACACCCGCCGCCTGGCAGACGAAACGCTGCAGCGCATGGGCGCGGTCGACATCCTCATCAACAACGCGGGCGCCAGCTGGGGTTCGCCGGCCGAGAGCCACCCGGTCGAGGCCTGGGACAAGGTGATGAACCTCAACGTGCGCGGCTATTTCATCCTGTCGCAGCAGATCGCCAACGGCTACATGATTCCGAAGAAGACGGGGCGCATCATCAACATCGCCTCGATCGCCGGGCTGAACGGCAACCCGCCCGAAATGCAGACGCTGGCCTACAACACCTCCAAGACCGCGGTCATCGGCTTCACCCGCACGCTCGCCGCCGAATGGGGCCGCTACGGCATCAATGTGAACGCGATCTGCCCCGGTTTCTTCATGACGAAGATGGCCGCCGGCCTCATCAAGTCGCTGGGCGAGGAAAAGATGGCCGCCCAGGCCCCGCTCGGCCGCCTGGGCGACGAGGAAGACCTGAAGGGCCTGACTCTGCTGTTCGCGAGCGATGCCGGCAAGCACATCACCGGCCAGTGGCTGGCTGTGGACGGCGGCGTGAGCGTGGTGCTGGGTGCGGCCTGA
- a CDS encoding LysR substrate-binding domain-containing protein, with the protein MANLRQLPPLAALRAFEAAARHCSAKLAAHELSVTPTAISHQVRQLEDSLGVPLFIRQPRQLVLTPQGRVLQVVLSESFNAMANAVARLRAPPERSAITLSATPAVAARWLLPRVSTLRTLHPRLDLRIHASHEAVALDGVTADIAIRYGKGQWPGMVAEKLFDTVFAPACSPALKLRRRSDLTRHTLLHFAVPGNKSQPGTWAEWQQRAQVPGLDVSAGPVFSDETHTVSAALQGQGVALMGLALIADELRAGNLVQPFGPELPGLPFYLVCLEARRSEPAVAAVFEWVRGLQPLGA; encoded by the coding sequence ATGGCCAACCTTCGCCAACTCCCTCCGCTGGCGGCGCTGCGCGCCTTCGAGGCGGCCGCGCGGCACTGCAGCGCCAAGCTCGCGGCCCACGAACTCTCGGTGACGCCTACCGCCATCAGCCACCAGGTGCGGCAGCTCGAAGACTCACTCGGCGTGCCGCTGTTCATCCGCCAGCCGCGGCAACTGGTGCTCACGCCGCAGGGCAGGGTGCTGCAGGTGGTGCTGAGCGAATCGTTCAATGCCATGGCGAATGCGGTGGCGCGGCTGCGTGCACCGCCCGAGCGCAGCGCCATCACCCTGTCGGCCACGCCGGCCGTCGCGGCGCGCTGGCTGTTGCCGCGCGTGAGCACCTTGCGCACGCTGCACCCGAGGCTCGACCTGCGCATTCATGCATCGCACGAAGCGGTTGCGCTCGACGGTGTCACGGCCGACATAGCGATCCGCTACGGCAAGGGACAGTGGCCGGGCATGGTGGCCGAGAAGCTGTTCGACACCGTCTTCGCGCCGGCCTGCAGCCCTGCGCTCAAGCTGCGCCGGCGCAGTGACCTGACGCGGCACACGCTGCTGCACTTCGCGGTGCCCGGCAACAAGAGCCAGCCCGGCACCTGGGCCGAGTGGCAGCAGCGGGCGCAGGTGCCCGGCCTCGACGTATCGGCCGGGCCGGTGTTCTCGGATGAAACACACACCGTGTCGGCCGCGCTGCAGGGGCAGGGCGTGGCGTTGATGGGCCTTGCGCTGATTGCCGATGAACTGCGCGCGGGCAATCTGGTGCAGCCCTTCGGTCCGGAGTTGCCTGGGCTGCCGTTCTATCTGGTGTGCCTCGAGGCGCGGCGTTCGGAGCCGGCCGTGGCGGCGGTGTTCGAGTGGGTGAGGGGGCTTCAGCCGCTGGGCGCCTGA
- a CDS encoding NADP-dependent oxidoreductase, with translation MPINKQIHLDNRPDGEAVASNFKLVSAETPALKDNQVLVRHHYMSLDPYMRGRMNDSKSYAQPQPLGQTMQGGTVGEVVESKHPKYAVGDKVVGFGGWQEYSVVDASQPGALKKVDTTHVPLSHYLGAVGMPGVTAWYGLVKIIAPKAGETVVITAASGAVGSAFGALAKARGCRVVGIAGGPDKCKYVTDELGFDACIDYRVHADVKSMSAALKEACPNGIDGYFENVGGYIFDAVLLRANAFARVALCGMIAGYDGQPLPLANPALILINRMKIEGFIVSEHMEVWPEALTELGTLVGTGKLKPRESIAQGIESAPEAFLGLLKGRNFGKQLVKLI, from the coding sequence ATGCCGATCAACAAGCAGATCCACCTCGACAACCGTCCCGACGGCGAGGCCGTGGCCAGCAACTTCAAGCTCGTGTCCGCCGAGACCCCCGCGCTCAAGGACAACCAGGTGCTCGTGCGCCACCACTACATGAGCCTCGACCCGTACATGCGCGGCCGCATGAACGACTCCAAGAGCTACGCGCAACCCCAGCCGCTGGGCCAGACGATGCAGGGCGGCACGGTCGGCGAAGTGGTCGAGAGCAAGCACCCCAAGTACGCCGTGGGCGACAAGGTGGTCGGCTTCGGCGGCTGGCAGGAATACAGCGTGGTCGATGCCTCGCAGCCCGGAGCGCTGAAGAAGGTCGACACCACGCACGTGCCGCTGTCGCACTACCTTGGCGCGGTCGGCATGCCGGGCGTCACGGCCTGGTACGGGCTGGTGAAGATCATTGCGCCCAAGGCTGGTGAAACGGTGGTCATCACCGCCGCCAGCGGCGCGGTGGGCAGCGCCTTCGGGGCGCTGGCCAAGGCGCGCGGCTGCCGCGTGGTCGGCATTGCCGGCGGCCCCGACAAGTGCAAGTACGTGACCGACGAGCTGGGCTTCGACGCCTGCATCGACTACCGCGTGCACGCCGACGTCAAGTCGATGAGCGCTGCGCTCAAGGAAGCCTGCCCGAACGGCATCGACGGCTACTTCGAGAACGTCGGCGGCTACATCTTCGACGCGGTGCTGCTGCGCGCCAACGCCTTCGCCCGCGTGGCGCTGTGCGGAATGATCGCGGGCTACGACGGACAGCCACTACCGCTGGCCAACCCGGCGCTGATCCTCATCAACCGCATGAAGATCGAAGGCTTCATCGTCAGCGAGCACATGGAAGTGTGGCCCGAGGCGCTGACTGAGCTGGGCACGCTGGTGGGCACGGGCAAGCTGAAGCCGCGTGAGTCGATTGCGCAAGGCATCGAATCTGCTCCTGAAGCCTTTTTGGGCCTGCTCAAGGGTCGGAACTTCGGCAAGCAACTCGTCAAGCTGATCTGA
- a CDS encoding FMN-dependent NADH-azoreductase produces the protein MTTLLHIDASARPGRSGTHVHGSHSRRLSHHFVSSWRATQPGTEVIYRDIGAAPPSNVTGEWIASGYTPAAEREPWMHAVLAESDALIAEIRRADVLVIGVPMYNFSMPAPLKSWIDNIVRIGATFDFDRSRENPYVPLLAERNRRTVLLTSCGSSGYGPGGFQAHLDLLTPGITSPLALLGLNEVHSVAIEHAEDHDDLLDRSIASALARVEALVAELQAS, from the coding sequence ATGACCACACTGCTCCACATCGACGCCAGCGCCCGCCCCGGTCGTTCCGGCACCCACGTTCACGGCTCGCATTCGCGCCGGTTGAGCCATCACTTCGTGTCGAGCTGGCGCGCGACGCAGCCGGGCACCGAGGTGATCTACCGCGACATCGGCGCCGCACCGCCGAGCAACGTCACCGGCGAGTGGATTGCGTCGGGCTACACACCGGCCGCAGAACGCGAACCGTGGATGCACGCCGTGCTCGCCGAGAGCGATGCGCTGATCGCCGAGATCCGCCGCGCCGACGTGCTGGTAATCGGCGTGCCGATGTACAACTTCAGCATGCCGGCACCGCTGAAGTCATGGATCGACAACATCGTGCGCATCGGCGCGACCTTCGACTTCGACCGCAGCCGCGAGAACCCGTATGTGCCGCTGCTGGCCGAGCGCAACCGCCGCACGGTGCTGCTGACCTCGTGCGGCAGCAGCGGCTACGGGCCGGGCGGATTCCAGGCGCATCTGGACCTGCTCACGCCCGGCATCACAAGCCCGCTGGCCCTGCTCGGTCTCAACGAAGTGCACAGCGTGGCCATCGAACACGCCGAAGACCATGACGACTTGCTGGACCGCTCCATCGCCAGCGCGCTCGCCCGCGTCGAGGCGCTGGTGGCCGAATTGCAGGCCTCCTGA
- a CDS encoding SDR family oxidoreductase, translated as MIQDFKGKTAVLTGAGSGFGLECARIGAARGMNLVLVDVQQDALDKAQAEMEAAGAQVLARKVDVSNAAQMEALAAAVKERFGAPHFVFNNAGVGAGGLVWENTVADWEWVLGVDLWGVIHGVRLFTPMMLEAAAKDPAYRGHITNTASMAGLLTPPNMGIYNAAKAAVVSLTETMYQDLNLVTDQIGASLLCPYFVPTGITSSERNRPNAPKETELTKSQLIGQAMSNKAVSSGKITAAEVAAKVFDAITANQFYVFSHPKALGNVRSRMENIVSITNPADPFLERPEIGQKLREQLRSA; from the coding sequence ATGATTCAAGACTTCAAGGGCAAGACCGCCGTACTCACCGGCGCGGGCTCGGGCTTCGGCCTGGAGTGCGCGCGCATCGGCGCCGCCCGCGGCATGAACCTCGTGCTGGTCGACGTGCAGCAGGACGCGCTCGACAAGGCCCAGGCAGAAATGGAGGCTGCCGGCGCACAGGTGCTGGCGCGCAAGGTCGACGTGTCGAACGCGGCGCAGATGGAAGCGCTGGCCGCCGCTGTGAAGGAACGTTTCGGTGCGCCGCACTTCGTGTTCAACAACGCGGGCGTGGGAGCCGGTGGCCTGGTGTGGGAGAACACGGTGGCCGACTGGGAATGGGTGCTGGGTGTGGACCTGTGGGGCGTGATTCACGGCGTGCGCCTGTTCACGCCGATGATGCTGGAGGCTGCCGCGAAAGACCCGGCCTACCGCGGCCACATCACCAACACCGCCAGCATGGCGGGCTTGCTCACACCGCCCAACATGGGCATCTACAACGCGGCGAAGGCGGCAGTCGTGAGCCTTACCGAAACGATGTACCAGGACCTGAACCTCGTCACCGACCAGATCGGCGCGAGCCTGCTGTGCCCGTACTTCGTGCCCACCGGCATCACCAGCAGCGAGCGCAACCGCCCGAATGCGCCGAAGGAAACCGAGCTCACCAAGAGCCAACTCATCGGCCAGGCCATGAGCAACAAGGCGGTGAGCAGCGGCAAGATCACGGCCGCCGAAGTCGCGGCCAAGGTGTTCGACGCCATCACTGCCAACCAGTTCTACGTGTTCAGCCACCCGAAGGCGCTGGGCAATGTGCGCAGCCGCATGGAGAACATCGTCTCCATTACCAACCCGGCCGATCCCTTCCTGGAGCGGCCCGAGATCGGGCAGAAGCTGCGCGAGCAACTGCGCTCGGCGTAG
- a CDS encoding PaaI family thioesterase, whose product MSSSSDSSDINIRSYTSQIPFARHLGFELTKFEGGESEIIYTAKPEHLNTFDVTHGGACMTLLDITMAAAARSVAPETGVVTIEMKTSFMQPSVGPLHARGTLIHRTATLAFTEAKIYDEQERVCAHATGTFKYVKRRLPTGPASANEMRPPSTD is encoded by the coding sequence ATGTCTTCTTCTTCAGATTCCAGCGACATCAACATCCGCTCGTACACGAGCCAGATTCCGTTCGCGCGGCACCTGGGCTTTGAGCTGACGAAGTTCGAGGGCGGCGAGTCCGAGATCATCTACACGGCGAAGCCGGAGCACCTGAACACCTTCGACGTGACGCACGGCGGCGCCTGCATGACGCTGCTCGACATCACGATGGCAGCAGCCGCGCGCAGCGTGGCGCCAGAGACGGGCGTGGTCACCATCGAGATGAAGACCAGCTTCATGCAGCCCTCGGTCGGCCCGCTGCACGCGCGCGGCACGCTCATTCACAGGACGGCGACGCTGGCTTTCACCGAGGCCAAAATCTACGACGAACAGGAACGCGTGTGCGCCCACGCCACCGGCACCTTCAAGTACGTGAAGCGCCGGCTGCCGACCGGCCCCGCCAGCGCCAACGAGATGCGGCCGCCGTCGACCGACTGA
- a CDS encoding GNAT family N-acetyltransferase: protein MHVELVSEAQHESLTDLLCELHAFYNDGAKVSREAVREHLLGNLLAAGSPHRLAVASGDDGAVVGLAAISLVYSLVEFAPDRRKHCQLKELYVKASGRSNGAGRALMAWVARYAVENGCCRIDWPVKASNDRGISFYEGLGAGRVLDRLSYRLSEPQLSRLAQGLGA, encoded by the coding sequence ATGCACGTTGAACTTGTCTCTGAAGCCCAGCATGAGTCGCTCACAGACCTGCTGTGCGAGTTGCATGCCTTCTACAACGATGGCGCCAAAGTCTCTCGGGAGGCCGTGAGAGAACACCTCCTCGGCAACCTCCTGGCGGCTGGGTCGCCGCATCGCCTGGCCGTGGCTTCAGGCGATGACGGCGCAGTGGTTGGCCTGGCGGCCATCTCGCTGGTGTATTCGCTCGTCGAATTCGCTCCCGACAGGCGCAAGCATTGCCAGCTCAAGGAGCTGTATGTGAAGGCTTCTGGCAGGAGCAATGGAGCAGGCAGGGCGCTTATGGCCTGGGTGGCCCGGTACGCTGTCGAGAACGGTTGCTGTCGCATCGACTGGCCCGTCAAGGCATCGAACGACAGGGGCATCTCGTTCTACGAAGGCCTTGGTGCAGGCCGGGTTCTCGACAGGCTCAGCTACCGGCTGTCCGAACCCCAGTTGAGTCGGCTCGCCCAAGGCCTTGGCGCATGA
- a CDS encoding glutathione S-transferase family protein: MADLILHHYLTSPFSEKVRLILGAKKLPWKSVFIPPIMPKPDVEVLTGGYRKTPFLQIGADMYCDSALIADVLEHLQPEPTLYPEPEKGMSRILAQWADTTLFWAAMAWNLQPRGAAEVFAKAPPEAAKAFGEDRGKMSAGNMTRLRPADATSAYKSYLRRLSDMLDEKPFLLGEVPSIADFSAYHPLWYTRRIESVRTILDLTPAVIDWLDRMAAIGHGVPEKFTSDEAIAVAKAATPHTLLTDSTFQDDHDILLGSAVTVRAESFGLEETPGTLVAATRTHYTLERSSERTGTVHVHFPRIGYVLKKAEG, translated from the coding sequence ATGGCCGACCTGATCCTTCATCACTACCTGACCTCGCCGTTCTCGGAAAAGGTGCGCTTGATCCTCGGCGCCAAGAAGCTGCCGTGGAAGTCGGTCTTCATCCCGCCGATCATGCCCAAGCCCGACGTGGAGGTGCTCACTGGCGGCTATCGCAAGACACCGTTCCTGCAGATCGGCGCCGACATGTATTGCGACAGCGCGCTCATCGCCGACGTGCTCGAACACCTGCAACCCGAGCCCACGCTCTATCCGGAGCCCGAGAAGGGCATGTCGCGCATCCTCGCGCAGTGGGCCGACACCACGCTCTTCTGGGCTGCCATGGCCTGGAACCTGCAGCCCAGGGGCGCGGCCGAAGTGTTCGCCAAGGCCCCACCCGAAGCCGCAAAAGCCTTCGGCGAAGACCGCGGCAAAATGAGCGCTGGCAACATGACGCGCCTGCGCCCGGCCGACGCCACCAGCGCCTACAAGTCATACCTGCGCCGCCTGTCGGACATGCTCGACGAAAAGCCCTTCCTGCTCGGTGAGGTGCCCAGCATTGCCGACTTCTCGGCCTACCACCCGCTCTGGTACACGCGGCGCATCGAGTCGGTTCGAACCATCCTCGATCTGACGCCCGCGGTGATCGACTGGCTCGACCGCATGGCCGCCATCGGCCACGGCGTTCCCGAGAAGTTCACGAGCGACGAGGCCATTGCAGTGGCCAAGGCCGCGACGCCGCACACGCTGCTGACCGACAGCACCTTCCAGGACGACCACGACATTCTGCTCGGCAGCGCCGTCACCGTGCGCGCCGAAAGCTTCGGCCTCGAGGAGACGCCCGGCACGCTGGTCGCGGCTACGCGCACGCACTACACGCTGGAGCGCAGCAGCGAGCGGACGGGCACGGTGCATGTGCACTTTCCGCGGATTGGGTATGTGCTGAAGAAGGCTGAGGGTTGA
- a CDS encoding Dabb family protein: MLKHIVMWKFKEHAEGTDKATNLLKAKALLDACAKLSPGTLRFEVAIAQPGLEATYDLVLYSEFTDSAALAAYSDHPQHVALKPFIGAVREARQCMDYEI; encoded by the coding sequence ATGCTCAAGCACATCGTGATGTGGAAGTTCAAGGAGCACGCCGAGGGCACCGACAAGGCGACCAACCTGCTGAAGGCCAAGGCGCTGCTCGACGCCTGCGCCAAGCTGTCGCCCGGCACGCTGCGCTTCGAGGTGGCCATTGCCCAGCCCGGGCTGGAAGCCACCTACGACCTGGTCCTGTACTCGGAATTCACCGACTCCGCCGCGCTCGCGGCCTATTCGGACCACCCGCAGCATGTGGCCCTGAAGCCTTTCATCGGCGCCGTGCGTGAAGCCCGCCAGTGCATGGACTACGAGATCTGA